The following is a genomic window from Patagioenas fasciata isolate bPatFas1 chromosome 1, bPatFas1.hap1, whole genome shotgun sequence.
GGGCCCTGCCAAGCCAGGAGAGGGATGCTGGGCTAGAGCCAACCTGACCTCAGCCTGTTCCTCAGCCCCAAAGAGactttctctcttctcccaccTCTTTCCACATCTCCATGTCCAGGATATGGCTGCAACCATTCTtggagcccagcacagccccttgtGCTCTTCCAAGCCCAGCATCAGCAGGGAGGAAGTCGCCACTGCAATCTCCCTGGCTGGACACAAGGCAGCTCTCGGGTCCATCCTGCCCCACACCAACAGAGAGCCCAGCCCACATACCATTCTCAGCACTGCGAAGTTTTTCCTCCAAGGCCACCCCACGGTGCTCCAGCTCGTCCAGTTGGTGCTCAATGGCATCCATCTCCCCATAGATGTCTTCCTCAGGGATGTACTGATCTGTCTGCACCTGCCAAACCACATGACAGATACTTCCATTGCCACCGACCTCCAGTTTCCAGGGATAACCCTAAGGGTGGTCAACACTAATGGGGGCAGGGGAACAACACCTAAGGGTGGATTTGAAATCCCCACTCTGGAGCAAAGGGAGACCATGGTGCTGCCATCCGTGGGGTCTAGCCTGGACACCATCCTCCCCAACCACAGCCAATTGCTGCAATGCCTGCCCAAACATGCATCAGCAGGGCATATGTGTACACCTATGGCCCTGGGGGAGAGGACAGAGCTGACTTCTGCCCAAAATGATCCCAGGGGCCCTTTTACCTTGCGTTTGATCAGCGGGAAGCCATGACCCGGTGCAGGAGGACGCACTGGCTTGGAACCCTTGGGAGGTTTCTTTGCAGATGGGGAGGCAGCAGGCGATGGCTTCCGGTTGAAGGGGTTCTCTTTGCAGGAAGACTGGAGTTGGGGGACAAGAGGAGACATGTGAgagtctgggaaagggaagggatgtAGCATCCCGACAGCTGGGACTGAGCAGACAGGGCAGCCCTAGGGTTTGTCTTGCCTCACACCCTCCCAGAGGAGGAACACAGCATCCATCTCCACCAGCAGCCATGGGGCAAAAAGTAGCCATGCTCCTCTTTGGCACCAGTTCCCCAGCCTCTAACAAGCATGCTGAACTACTTTCCTTCACAGTTCCCTTCCTGTTTGCTTCGAGCACACAACACCCTGCCTCTCTGCTAGCACCTGGGGCATGCAGGGTATGAGCAGAACCACCACGTAATGAGCACATGCCTGAGGTTTGCTTTCGGGGGTCACACACCAAACCAACCTAAGGGGAAAGCCTGGACTTGTGATCCCCACAGTGACCAAGGGATGGACAGGAAAGAAAAGCTCCCTGATCCAGATGGCAGGAAGGTCACCATCTCACCTTCAGCTGTGGTTTAGGCGAGGAGGGGGTCTTAGGTCTCCCAGCACCCCCATCTGAAGCCAAGAGGATGGGTGTAGGGCTAGCCCCAGCAGGAGGCTTGGGGGGCAGCCGGTTTGGGCTGGTCTTTAAGCTGCCAGTGGAGACGCTCCTACTGGCCTGTGGGGTGCTGTGCTGCACCTCCCCACTGACGCTGGccagctcactggaggaggaggagaaggaggaggtggtggagaggCTGGCTGGAGCAGCAGGGCTTTCGCTGGAGGAGGTGCTGGTCAGTGGTGTGTCAGTGCTAGAGGTCTTGGTGGCTGTCGGCGTGTGGACAGTGGGCTCAGAGGAGCTTTTGGGCACTGAGGCCTCATCGGCGTCACCAAGAACCTTGGCTGAACTCTCAGAGTTGATGCTCTCAAGGCTGAGGGCTGGCGATGGGGTGGAGGATGATGGCTCAGAGTGTGACAGCCTGGAGATGGGGTGGTGGGCTGCAAAGCAAAGGGAGAGCTCAGGGAggaagtgacagggacccaggagggaaggggagagtggTACATACTGGGGGTGGTCACGAGTGCAAAGGGAACCAGTGTCTGTCTCTCTTCAGAGAGGACAGATGGGGCCCTCCAGAGAAAAGGTCTTGCCTGCAAATGCTGTTCTCTAGTGGGCAGAGAGGACATGGCTAACACAAGTCCCCATGTAAAGGCCTGGCCTGCCAGGGAAGGGGGAGCCTCCAGGGCGCTGCACAGGGGTTGCAAGGGAGGCataatggggggcagggggaaagCTCACCTAGTGGGGAAGCACTAGGGGCTCGTGGAGCTGGCCGCTTCTTCGCCTTTGGGCTGCTGTTGGGAGTGATGCCATACCAGGGATGGAGAGGCTTGACAGCAGTCTCGCTCTGCTCCTGCTCAGGTGTGCTTTTTTGGGCAGCAGcgctctcctcttcctcatcgTCCTCCTCCTCAAAGGGGTTGTACGACTTGGGCTCTGTGGCATCAGACTTATTTTCCTCGCTCCTGGCTTTCCCCGCCTCCTCCCCATTCTCCTCCTCTGAAGTTCTGCTCAGAGGCTCATGGCCGCTGcctgggggaggagggggagctgGCTTCTTCTTGGGCTCTGTTTGAACTAGGGCAATCCATGGTGGGTCCTTggctcttgcagcagctccagcactgggagaagagagaaagagagagagagaggtggcAGGGAGCAGAGACAAGCCTGGAGGGTGAGGCACAGGATGGGAACCTAGCCCTCAAGGGAAAGGATGGATGGAGCAGGATGTCTTCCATGCAGAAGCAGCTTTCTCATCCAAGGGTGGCTCTAGTCTTCCCCAGAAACAAAATATCTCTCATTCTCTACAGGCAAACCTTCAGCCTGAGCGAAGCACGACCTGCCTGACTCCCCAGCTGCGTCCAGCATTTTGGTTTCTGAATATTACAGCCCTCACCTACTAAGCAGTGGTAAAGGCTGAGCTTTATGGGCACAGCTGTTCTGCCCTCCTCACCACCGTTCCTACCCCCAGCTCTGCTCCGCAGGCTGTGTGCAAAGGGGCAGTGGAGACCAGATGCCTGTCCTCTTCTGTGGTCACGCTCCTTTCCTATCCTTCAGAAGGCTGCCTGTCACCTTATTGTCCGAGTGTCCCATGGCAAGCCTGCACCATGGCCCAGGGAATCACTGCTCGTCAGGACAGCGGCCATCACTTGCTGCACGAACCCGCTCCCTGGCTGTTGCAAATGCTGTTGTGCAATCTCTGTCCCAAGAGCAAGAACGAAGCAGAGCCAGCGGGTTCCTGGGTGAGAGCTCAGGATATGTAAAGGTTGCAGCCAGGAGCTCCCAGTGTCACTGCACCGGACCTTTCCTGCAACAAACCCTCCACAAGGCAGAAAAGTGTCCCTTTCTCAGCACCCACAACTAGGGTCATTTCAGAAGTCACTTGGCAGCCTGCATGTGCCACAGAAACACCTTTCTGAAGCCCCCAAACTCTTCACAAACCCTAAGAGACAAAGACCCTGGGAAATACGAACAAACACTGTGAGCCTGACTGCACTGGACTGTCAACTCTAAGGGGAGGGACCTGATCACAGCCTACATCTTCCCAAGAGGAGGGGCTGATAGAGATGGGATAGGAGACCGCAGCTGAgccatccccacagccccacctCACTATGGGGTTTGCAGGTGACCTGCAAACAGAAGGACATACCGATCAGAGGAGCAGGGTCTCCCTCGGGGTTTTGGGACAGGGGGGCTGGCTTCAGGTACCCTACCTAGAAAGACACAGGGTCAGACTGTCACAATACCAAAAGGACATGAAGAAAGAggttaaatcaaaacaaaacaccttttagACATCTCCCAGTAAGAGGCTCCTTAAGACCTCATGGTGTTTTTCCCACAGTTGGTCAACCCCAAACATCCCCCTTGCCTTTTTCTCCCCTCCTCACCCCTGGATCTGCACCTGGAAGACCGACCTGCCCCGCTGTCCCCACTCCCGTGAACTGCTCTAGCACTGCCACCTTCCCTCCATGCTGGCAGCACCCCCAAGAGCTCCAGAGACATACAAGGGAGCTGGCGCTGCTCTCCCCGCTAAGGGGATGGCTGCCAATCAAAGGGTTGGTGTCCAAGCCTGAGATTTAttcagaggcaaaaaggcatcagGCTGCAGAGAAAGAGCAAAACTAATCTGACCCGCAGTTGATCACTTCGGCTATTGCAGAGGCAGAGGCTAAACTTGCCACCACTGCACTCTCTTACCGTTCATCATGCCAGGGACACACTCGCTGCCCTCGCCCTGGAGAGTGGACCTGGGCCGGGGGACAGGGTGAGAGGTTGGAGGGGACAGGGCTGACGCATCGGTGGCCCTTCTTGGGGCAGGGGTGGGCCGCGTGTCTCTGAGCCGTCCGTCCAGTGAGCTGGCTTTGTCCTGGGTGAGCACCGTGGGCTTGCTGGGAAGGGGAGGTCTTGGGGGAGTTTGGGAGACAGGTGCCCCACTGTCTGCATGGGCAAGGGGCATTGCTGTCTCTGCTTTGCTAGGCACGCTGTCCTTCTCCGCTGGGCTGGCTGGCCCCTTTGCAGGCATATGGGTCTCTGCCATGCTCTCCAGGGAGTCACCATCATCCTTCCCCACCTCCGCTCCTGCAGGGAGGGCATCCTCACCCACGCTGACAGCCCCAGCTTCAGGTCTGAGCTCTGGTGACCATCGGTCTGGACTGGGCCTCCTCTCTGCTTTTCCACTCACGGCCAATTTACCACGATGCTGCATGCAGACAAAAGTCCCTGCCTCCGACCCAGGCTTGTATGACCCCGGGAGCAGCGTGCTGGAGCACTCCTTACACCTGCCAACAAGAAAAGAGAGCCCTGTGAGATGAGGGATGCCATCCTGCCATCCTCAAGAAAGACAGCACACCTGGGAGATCATTGCAGGGCCATGGAGTTAGTTCCCATCCCACTACTAAATCGTAGTGCTGTTGTGGGGAAGTCATTCAGGAAAGGAGAGGAACAGAGAAATGTCAAAATGCCACCACACCACTGTGTGAAGCCATGGGGAGTTAACAAGGCAAATATTGCTCATGTTTGGGTTCCTCCTTCAACTCAGAAAGGATTTAATAGATGTGGAAGGGCAACAGTTGGTATTAGGATACAGCATGGTTTCCAGACCTGGAAAAGTAGAAAACTACAGTTTTCCTGGAAAAGATGCAGCTTGTAAGGGACAGGAGATAGCCACAAGATCACAGGTGGCCATGGGAGTGGGAGTAGGATTGACCAGAGACACAAAACAGGGAGTATCAATAGCAACTGGAATCAGGAAGCAACTGGTTCAgaatgggcacagagtggctaTGGGCTGCCTTGCAGGGGCCAAGGGTCCAGGTGGGTTAAAGAACCGTCAGACACATttgtatgagaaaaagaaaataaaacaaaaaacccccactcaCTGAGTATTAATTGAAATTATGCCACTTCTGACTCAGGAAACCTCTATGCTGGGGGCTTGTAGAATCCTCAGGAGCAGCAACAAACATGCCCAGCCCAGTCTCACGCTCCCCTCGCTAGTGCTGGCCATGGCCCCCACCAGGGCTGGGGCATTTGGCACAGTATGACACAGTAGGGACGTTCTTTAACTCACTCTGCCTCGCCTGTTGAAACTGGGCTAAAAGCTTCCCCTTCCTTCACTGTCTGCCACACCTCCTTGGATCATCCACTCTTTCTGAACTGAACCTTGGAATCCTCCCTAATGAAGCCCTCCAGGTGTAAGTACAACACACGGCTCTGGCAACAAGTCAGCCCTTTTCCACCTGGGAAGGGAGGAGGACAGCATATGTGAGAGAGAGCCAAGGGCAAGGGGCTGATCAAGCACTCCCATGAAACCCAAGCTTGTTTCTTCTTGTCTGAATAcctggcactcacagcagctggcTGCCCTACACTGCGAGCAGATGATTTTGGTGAGGAATTCTGCTCTAGGTGTTCAGTTGGCAGGGATTTCCTCAGAAATGTAGAGCAGAAGCATGAGGACACAGGGGCTCTAGAGACAAGGGGTATGATGAAATTATGATGAAATGAAGAGGTGGCAAGTTCAGACTAGGGGAGAAAGACTTTCGGTTTCACCTCTGTCAGCTCACAGAAAATGCTGCCACAGAACAAACTGCACTAACAAATTAGCAGGGGGCAGCgggaaaatacaagaaaagcaTAAGGGGGCAAAACACTCAGGACAAAATTACAGGGATTTTGCAGCCCAGCCTGAAGGGCCATGAGCTGTGCCAGGCAAACATTCCTATCCCATGAGCAATGCTGCACCTGTACCCCACAAAGCTCCTGCTTTTGCCGCAGCTGCAGATGGGAAGCTTGATGGGCCCCAGCTCAGCTCCCAGCACGACTCCCTTCCTGCAACGCTGTTTCTATGACACATCCTCAGGTGGCTTAGGCAGGAATTGTTTACACAGGTGAGCGAGGCCTCCCATATCTTCCCAGTGGCTCAACATTTCCGTCCTCAGATGCCAGCTGCCCAATTGCCAGCTCCTGTCCTGTGGCCTGCAGGAGAGATCTCATCTCTTCATCATCAGAGCAGAGAAAGCAAAGTGAAATGACTTCACAGGTGCTGCAGGTAAGGACTTGTACCCAGGGAGTAACCACAGAGCTGCTGATGTCTAATCCCTCATTCCTCTGTTTGGtaacagcctgcagctctgcacatGCTCCCCTGGGAGCTCAGCACCACCCCAAGCAGCATGGGAGCCTGTATATCCAGTTGAGGATGTGGAGTGTGGGTGGAAGGAGGTCTGTGGGATGATGTCCTAGCTTAGACTTCATTGGAAAGTGGCGTTGGGGGTTCTGAGTAGGCAGATGGTAAAAAGGCAGAGCATCCTGGTTTATGGGGCTGGGAGAAGAACAAGGGGGTGGGATCCCAAGTCAGTGAActggaaaagcagaagagagcagGGGAGGCAGGGAGTGGGGGAGGCAAGTAGCACGGAGCTGGACACAAGGGGCTAGTCAGACCCTGGGACAGGAGCCTGACAGGCAAACACACTCTATTCAGTATCATTTTGGGCACTGTTGTTGATGCTCCACATTGCCCAAGGACACGGACAGATGGATGCAGCTGGCTGCAGACCTCCAGCTTGCTGGGGGAGAGCAGCAATGCCACCAGGCCTGGACAGCACATACCTGAAGCACTGGCGGTGGTAGAGCTTGCCCTCAGCCAGGTAGCGCTGGACCAGATGGACGTGCTGCTGGCAGGCCACACAGGTACTGCTGAGCGTGGTGCGCTGGGACCGCTCCACCGGGTCTTGGGGGGCATCGTCCTGAGATACAAAGCACGGGGACCTTGGGGTGAGGGCcatgagctgctccccagcccacaGCTCCTCTAAAGCAGCTGCTCTCCATGCAAGATCCATCGCTGAGCACTTACGGCACAGCTCAGGGGCTGACCTCAGGGTCTAACAATGCAAAGAACAGCTGTCCCCAAATCCAGGCACAGGCAGGCTGCCTCTTTCCAAATTAGAAGGGGCCATTACAAAAGGTGCCTTTCCCCTATCTAGGGGCAGGGCTGAAGTTCTGTGGAAGGGACTCCTCTAAACCCCACAGCAACAGGGACCTGCAAGGGGAACCTCTTCTCTTTGGGTCATGCGCCATCCCAGACATCTGCTAAATCCTGAAATAAAGGgccaagaaagaaaaaggcatatTTTCTGCTCTTCTAACCCTACATTCCTGCTCCTACAGGGTTATCCTACCATAGGAGGGAGGGTGTTTGTGCCCTGGATGGCTCAAGGAACCATCTGGTACCATTTCCCCCCAAGCCTCTTGCCCACCATGGACAAAGTTCAGTCTGCAGACTCTTGGAGAGAAAACACTCTCACAGCTGGGTCCTCCAAGGCACCAAAATCCCAAACACTGCTCCTACGCCAAAACACACAGCTAGCTCTCTGCACGGATCCATGCCACTGTGATGGGCTCTCTCCCATCTCCTTGTCTGCAGCACAGGGAGGACCACTGCCTCTGGCTAGCTTTGAATCACGAAATTAGATACCTGCGGTGCCGGGGGACTCTCAACCTCAGCCACGGGTTTCTTGTGGGAcagcagaggaggagaggaggcagcagctgggcGCTTCATAGGCGGAGGGACTCTGACTGGAGGCAGAAGGCAAGGAGGATCAGGCACAGAGAGGAGTGGTGACTCACGTCCCCCATgttgggggaggggaagggaaaaaaataaaatcatccaGCCTTGTGACACAGAATGGGACTTGCTGCTCCTGACACTTCAGTGACTATTTCTGGGGGAAGAGACAAACACAATCTACTAATGGGTCAGAGAGGCTGCCAGAGAGCTTAGCCCTGCTGTGGATCCCCTTTGGGGGCCCAGGGACACCAGCTCTCACTCTGATTTGATTTAGTCATCAAATCCTGCTCGACTTCCTCGTAACCAACTCCCTCAGCAATGCTTAGAGCCCAGAGCACCCCAGGCAGCTGCTGACCTATTGTTGTGACCCGCTGGGCACCAGGGCTTCTGGGCTGCCAGCAGGTCTGCGAAGCATCTCCTGCCCATCAGGGCTGGCACTCACTCTCTGATCACCAGAAGTCCTTGGCTGGGAGGCCACCATCCCTAAAGAAGTATATGCACACAGAAGAGATTTATCTGATGTTGTGGCTAGAGAAGGGAATAGTCTCCACCCAGGAGGGATGCCCTGGAAGAGCTGTCTCAGAACAGCACTCAGCTCAGGTTGCAGTTGCAAGGACAGATGAGCTGATTTGAGAGACTCCACCCTGAccgcccttcctccctcctccagtCACTTTACACTTACCAATGTGATAAAAATTAGATGCGGCAGGCGGGCTGCCTATCTAGCTCTCTCCCTTGTTAGTGGGTTAAAGCAGATCACAAGGGGTTTGATGAGCACCAGGGTGGCCCAACCCACACTGCAGGAATGCAGCATGGAGGGAGGAGAAACAAGGCGTTCCTCTTTCCAAAACCCGAGCTGTTAAATCACTTCCCACCTCTTGTGAAATCTCACCCTGCTCCACAACCTGCCCCAGGCCTTCCTCACTGGCACCAATAAGATCCAGGAGAGGCAGGTACTAACTACGCCTCTCCCCTTCCCCACTAACACACACGGCTCCCATTTGCCACAGGATGAGGTACCTCTGGGTTTCCTGTACTCAAGTGGGGGCAAACTGGAAGCCAGACGGATGGGAGGACACTTACCTTGGCCGGGGTTGTTGAAATGGTTGTAATACTGAGACACATAAGTCATGATGCTGAGGCAGTCAGGGACTTTCATGGAGACCATGTCATTGGGATCTAGCAGAGCTGGGATGCCCAGCTCCCTCTCTGCCAATTCGAAGGCCTGCAAGAACAGTAGAGAGAGGCATTAATGAGACAAAACTGATGCTCTCTGAAAAATAG
Proteins encoded in this region:
- the MICALL1 gene encoding MICAL-like protein 1 isoform X1 produces the protein MSGPRGALQAWCRQQCEGYRGVEIRDLSASFRDGLAFCAILHRHRPDLLDFDSLSKDDVYENNRLAFELAERELGIPALLDPNDMVSMKVPDCLSIMTYVSQYYNHFNNPGQVRVPPPMKRPAAASSPPLLSHKKPVAEVESPPAPQDDAPQDPVERSQRTTLSSTCVACQQHVHLVQRYLAEGKLYHRQCFRCKECSSTLLPGSYKPGSEAGTFVCMQHRGKLAVSGKAERRPSPDRWSPELRPEAGAVSVGEDALPAGAEVGKDDGDSLESMAETHMPAKGPASPAEKDSVPSKAETAMPLAHADSGAPVSQTPPRPPLPSKPTVLTQDKASSLDGRLRDTRPTPAPRRATDASALSPPTSHPVPRPRSTLQGEGSECVPGMMNGRVPEASPPVPKPRGRPCSSDRAGAAARAKDPPWIALVQTEPKKKPAPPPPPGSGHEPLSRTSEEENGEEAGKARSEENKSDATEPKSYNPFEEEDDEEEESAAAQKSTPEQEQSETAVKPLHPWYGITPNSSPKAKKRPAPRAPSASPLAHHPISRLSHSEPSSSTPSPALSLESINSESSAKVLGDADEASVPKSSSEPTVHTPTATKTSSTDTPLTSTSSSESPAAPASLSTTSSFSSSSSELASVSGEVQHSTPQASRSVSTGSLKTSPNRLPPKPPAGASPTPILLASDGGAGRPKTPSSPKPQLKSSCKENPFNRKPSPAASPSAKKPPKGSKPVRPPAPGHGFPLIKRKVQTDQYIPEEDIYGEMDAIEHQLDELEHRGVALEEKLRSAENDSPEDSLLVDWFKLIHEKHMLVRHESELIYIFKQQNLEQRQSDVEYELRCLLNKPEKDWTDEDRGREKVLMQELVTIIEQRNAIVNCLDEDRQREEEEDKMLEAMIKRKEFHREMETENKKKGKFKPMKVLKLLGNKHDSKSKSPKEKS
- the MICALL1 gene encoding MICAL-like protein 1 isoform X2, whose translation is MKRPAAASSPPLLSHKKPVAEVESPPAPQDDAPQDPVERSQRTTLSSTCVACQQHVHLVQRYLAEGKLYHRQCFRCKECSSTLLPGSYKPGSEAGTFVCMQHRGKLAVSGKAERRPSPDRWSPELRPEAGAVSVGEDALPAGAEVGKDDGDSLESMAETHMPAKGPASPAEKDSVPSKAETAMPLAHADSGAPVSQTPPRPPLPSKPTVLTQDKASSLDGRLRDTRPTPAPRRATDASALSPPTSHPVPRPRSTLQGEGSECVPGMMNGRVPEASPPVPKPRGRPCSSDRAGAAARAKDPPWIALVQTEPKKKPAPPPPPGSGHEPLSRTSEEENGEEAGKARSEENKSDATEPKSYNPFEEEDDEEEESAAAQKSTPEQEQSETAVKPLHPWYGITPNSSPKAKKRPAPRAPSASPLAHHPISRLSHSEPSSSTPSPALSLESINSESSAKVLGDADEASVPKSSSEPTVHTPTATKTSSTDTPLTSTSSSESPAAPASLSTTSSFSSSSSELASVSGEVQHSTPQASRSVSTGSLKTSPNRLPPKPPAGASPTPILLASDGGAGRPKTPSSPKPQLKSSCKENPFNRKPSPAASPSAKKPPKGSKPVRPPAPGHGFPLIKRKVQTDQYIPEEDIYGEMDAIEHQLDELEHRGVALEEKLRSAENDSPEDSLLVDWFKLIHEKHMLVRHESELIYIFKQQNLEQRQSDVEYELRCLLNKPEKDWTDEDRGREKVLMQELVTIIEQRNAIVNCLDEDRQREEEEDKMLEAMIKRKEFHREMETENKKKGKFKPMKVLKLLGNKHDSKSKSPKEKS